The proteins below are encoded in one region of Pseudoalteromonas ulvae UL12:
- the tig gene encoding trigger factor: protein MQVSVETTQGLERRLTITVPAENIDSEVKKRLQQLSKTQRIDGFRPGKVPVSIINKRYGAAVRQEVAGELMQRKYYEAVIAEKLNPAGAPTFAPKALEAGKDLEFSATFEVYPEVEIKDLEKINVEKPVVEVTDADLAKMLETLRKQHATWAESDAASAENDRVTIDFVGTIDGEVFEGGKAEDFPLELGQGRMIPGFEDNIVGKKAGEEVVADVTFPEEYHAENLKGKAAQFTITVKKVEAQQLPELNEEFAALFGVAEGGVDALKEEVKRNMTRELDQAIKGKVKEQVIAGLLETNDVDAPSALVSQEIDALRQQAAQRFGGNAQNMPELPAELFQEQAAKRVKTGLLLGQVIKANEIKVDDAKVEALIATVASAYEDPTEVVEYYKSNNELMQQMQNVAMEEQAVETILAAATVAEVNAAFDDIMNPQAAQ, encoded by the coding sequence ATGCAAGTTTCTGTTGAGACGACTCAGGGCCTTGAGCGCCGTCTGACCATCACTGTTCCAGCTGAGAACATTGACTCTGAAGTAAAAAAACGCTTACAACAACTATCAAAAACTCAACGCATTGATGGTTTCCGTCCAGGTAAAGTTCCTGTGTCAATCATTAATAAGCGTTACGGTGCTGCAGTTCGTCAAGAAGTGGCTGGTGAGTTAATGCAACGTAAATATTACGAAGCAGTTATCGCTGAAAAATTAAACCCTGCAGGTGCACCTACTTTTGCTCCTAAAGCATTAGAAGCAGGTAAAGACTTAGAATTCTCTGCAACTTTTGAAGTTTATCCAGAAGTTGAAATCAAAGATTTAGAAAAAATCAATGTTGAGAAGCCAGTTGTTGAAGTAACTGATGCTGATCTTGCAAAAATGTTAGAAACATTACGCAAGCAACACGCTACATGGGCAGAGTCAGATGCAGCATCAGCTGAAAATGATCGTGTAACAATTGATTTTGTTGGTACTATCGACGGTGAAGTATTCGAAGGCGGTAAAGCTGAAGATTTCCCATTAGAACTTGGTCAAGGTCGTATGATCCCAGGTTTTGAAGATAATATCGTAGGTAAAAAAGCAGGCGAAGAAGTGGTTGCTGATGTAACTTTCCCTGAAGAATACCATGCAGAAAACTTAAAAGGTAAAGCGGCACAATTCACTATCACAGTGAAGAAAGTTGAAGCGCAGCAATTACCAGAGTTAAACGAAGAATTCGCAGCACTATTCGGTGTAGCTGAAGGCGGCGTTGACGCACTTAAAGAAGAAGTTAAGCGCAACATGACGCGTGAGCTAGATCAAGCGATCAAAGGTAAAGTAAAAGAGCAAGTAATCGCTGGTTTACTTGAAACAAACGATGTTGATGCACCTTCTGCTCTTGTTTCACAAGAGATTGATGCATTACGTCAGCAAGCTGCACAACGTTTCGGTGGCAACGCTCAAAATATGCCTGAGCTTCCTGCTGAATTGTTCCAAGAGCAAGCTGCAAAACGCGTTAAGACAGGTTTATTACTAGGCCAAGTAATTAAAGCAAACGAAATCAAAGTTGATGATGCTAAAGTTGAAGCACTGATCGCGACAGTGGCTTCTGCTTATGAAGATCCAACAGAAGTTGTTGAATATTACAAATCTAATAATGAATTAATGCAACAAATGCAAAATGTAGCAATGGAAGAGCAAGCAGTTGAGACTATCCTTGCTGCTGCAACAGTTGCAGAAGTAAATGCGGCATTTGATGACATTATGAATCCGCAAGCAGCACAATAA
- the folD gene encoding bifunctional methylenetetrahydrofolate dehydrogenase/methenyltetrahydrofolate cyclohydrolase FolD produces MTANIIDGKAIAKQVRTSVAQRVEQRLAQGLRAPGLAVVLVGADPASQVYVGSKRKACEEVGFVSKSYDLPGDTSEQQLLELVDTLNTDPEVDGILVQLPLPAGLDAEKILERITPLKDVDGFHPYNIGRLAQRMPALRPCTPKGIITLLDSTGVRYKGMDAVVVGASNIVGRPMALELLLAGCTTTVCHKFTQNLEEHVRRADLVVVAVGKPAFIPGEWIKEGAIVIDVGINRLEDGKLVGDVAYQVAEQRASFITPVPGGVGPMTVASLIENTLEACENYHS; encoded by the coding sequence ATGACGGCAAACATCATCGATGGTAAGGCGATTGCAAAGCAGGTTCGAACATCTGTCGCGCAACGTGTGGAACAACGACTGGCACAGGGGCTTCGCGCACCTGGCTTGGCTGTTGTATTAGTCGGCGCAGATCCTGCGTCACAAGTTTACGTAGGTTCAAAACGTAAAGCCTGTGAAGAAGTCGGCTTCGTATCTAAATCTTATGACTTACCAGGCGACACATCTGAACAACAACTATTAGAGCTTGTTGATACACTTAATACCGATCCTGAAGTCGACGGCATTCTTGTACAACTTCCCCTTCCCGCAGGATTAGATGCTGAAAAAATCTTAGAGCGTATTACTCCTCTTAAAGATGTCGACGGTTTTCATCCATATAACATCGGGCGTTTAGCACAGCGTATGCCTGCACTTCGTCCTTGTACTCCAAAAGGGATCATCACGCTTTTAGATTCAACTGGTGTGCGTTATAAAGGAATGGATGCTGTTGTTGTTGGTGCATCAAACATTGTGGGCAGACCAATGGCACTTGAACTTTTATTAGCCGGTTGTACAACTACAGTTTGTCATAAATTTACGCAAAATCTTGAAGAGCATGTTCGTCGTGCCGATCTAGTTGTCGTCGCGGTTGGTAAGCCTGCATTTATTCCTGGAGAGTGGATTAAAGAAGGCGCTATCGTCATTGATGTGGGTATCAATCGTTTAGAAGATGGTAAATTAGTCGGTGATGTGGCTTATCAAGTTGCTGAACAACGCGCTAGTTTCATTACCCCTGTTCCAGGTGGTGTTGGACCCATGACTGTTGCGAGTTTAATCGAAAACACCTTAGAAGCTTGTGAGAATTACCACAGTTAA
- a CDS encoding FimV/HubP family polar landmark protein produces MRGLSSILLLMSVLLMPLSSADEGTRLKGPKGVDYGEQGRAYGPVKSSDTLWRIAVKVRPDNSVTIYQVMQALYEKNPDSFLDKNINHIRDGAYLKIPSMREIRSIEPELARQKSDQDDELWEKKKSGTLDSNEINLVEKKVTQARQSDVEEAKLEIKKELNELKQTQNDNLVDLQQKFKSSVGNAEAILAENNKLKSQLELISQELELVKAQLGNDSKIQQQLREMLALQNEELAMQKAKLAQEEQGTDWGKVFSDPLYIALFSSIPAILIIVGGFLFVRNRNKSEPQPEPMFDTPAPMAPAPPPPPFEVDDTPDLMSMDDSLADDNLTDDSLDDLLDDSIRLDDELDSDDILPEPDDILYEEDEPELDIDDMDGDSLLNQDELDGLLSDDLVFDDGSDELDDLVPDLPETEASTDVLADDDIDALLQQDFDSPADDDLLPDTDIEIDIPEELEPDDSVKEDDIDGLMDELSTPTDVVSDDNDIDALLDGNASTGIASDDEVDDLLNSSFDGDESALDDLDDIDAMLAEANNAPEEDDSADEQENESDDLDGLLDDLDLEDDEQETAAADEAADDLDVAPESTEDDESEDLDGLLDDLDLEDDEQETAAADEAADVEEDDLDDLLSEVADDNTEVDELDIEPESAEHDESDDLDGLLDDLDLEDDEQETAAADEVTDVEEDDLDDLLSEVADDNTEVDELDIEPESAEHDESDDLDGLLDDLDLEDDEQETAAADEVTDVEEDDLDDLLSEVADDNTEVDELDIEPESAEHDESDDLDGLLDDLDLEDDEQETAAADEAADVEEDDLDDLLSEVADDNTGADELNVEPESAEDIESDDLDGLLDDLDLEDDEQETAAADEVTDVEEDDLDDLLSEVADDNTEADELDVEPESAEDDDLDGLLDDLDLEDDEQETAAADEVTDVEEDDLDDLLSEVADDSAEADELDIEPESAEHDESDDLDGLLDDLDLEDDEQETAAADEAADVEEDDLDDLLSEVADDSAEADELDIEPESAEHDESDDLDGLLDDLDLEDDVKEPAAADEAADVQEDELDDLLSEVADDNTEVDELDIEPESAEHDESDDLDSLLDDLDLEDDEQETAAADEAADVQEDELDDLLSEVADDNAEVDELDVEPESAEHDESDDLDSLLDDLDLEDDEQETAAADEAADVQEDELDDLLSEVADDNAKVDELDVEPESAEESESDDLDGLLDDLDLEDDEQEAVVADEAADVEEDDLDDLLSEVPDDSAEADEQETAAADKAADVEEVEYSKDNEQDDLAQPGATETEQQDESLEADVQTDANDQLAEQSAPKGDENEVGTEEPYQNTDNFEADELDSFELAAELDDVDLGDDPLLDADDIVVEEDLQLEDVDLELETEADLEINFDEQLEQAHADTPSIELEEYPELELDDALAELEMGESDTSQAERDLAQSLAQSELATDLDDDLSLEEDIDDESIGLGDAFDELTEQGQSIADLEADLLSTEQQLDDIDGEQDDEPLNDLLNESVESSPLIDDELDEIPLEADLLDSLEHADFDSLLSELGDDEEIDSDSEEFELDFDNLLADESLDDEPLTDDEDDEDDLNDDGDYLDIEQLLEESDDQIPEDEPYDKVSMDVGLGDFDQLLADEEGLDVDNESGGFSAKLDLARAYLEIEDLENARKAVQDVIDNGPEEVQQEAGRLLSKLTS; encoded by the coding sequence ATGCGCGGTTTATCCTCAATTTTACTTTTAATGTCAGTATTACTTATGCCACTAAGTTCTGCTGATGAAGGCACTCGGTTAAAAGGCCCAAAGGGGGTTGATTACGGTGAACAAGGCCGAGCGTATGGGCCGGTAAAGTCGAGCGACACCTTATGGCGGATCGCAGTAAAAGTCAGACCTGATAACTCAGTAACAATTTATCAAGTCATGCAAGCTCTGTATGAAAAAAACCCAGATTCTTTCTTAGATAAAAATATCAATCACATCCGTGATGGCGCTTATTTAAAAATCCCTTCAATGCGCGAAATCCGTAGTATCGAACCTGAATTGGCAAGACAAAAGTCAGATCAAGATGATGAGCTGTGGGAGAAAAAGAAAAGTGGCACATTAGATTCAAATGAAATTAATTTAGTCGAAAAGAAAGTGACACAGGCGCGCCAATCTGATGTGGAAGAGGCCAAGCTTGAAATTAAAAAAGAGTTAAATGAATTAAAACAAACTCAAAACGATAATTTGGTTGATTTACAACAAAAATTCAAATCTTCAGTGGGTAATGCTGAGGCGATTTTAGCTGAAAATAACAAACTGAAATCTCAGCTTGAGCTCATCTCACAAGAGCTCGAACTTGTTAAAGCGCAGCTAGGCAACGATAGTAAAATACAACAACAGCTTAGAGAAATGCTTGCATTGCAAAATGAAGAACTTGCAATGCAAAAGGCTAAGTTAGCACAAGAAGAACAAGGCACAGATTGGGGAAAAGTGTTCTCTGATCCACTTTATATCGCCTTGTTCTCGAGTATTCCGGCGATTCTTATTATTGTGGGTGGATTCTTATTTGTCCGAAACCGAAATAAGTCAGAGCCTCAGCCTGAACCTATGTTTGACACGCCAGCACCCATGGCTCCAGCGCCGCCTCCACCTCCGTTTGAGGTTGATGATACGCCCGATCTTATGTCAATGGATGACAGCCTAGCGGATGATAACCTTACTGATGATAGTTTAGATGACTTACTTGATGACTCTATCCGCTTGGATGATGAGCTCGATAGTGATGATATCTTACCTGAACCCGACGATATTCTATATGAAGAAGATGAACCAGAGCTCGACATTGACGACATGGATGGTGACTCTTTACTGAATCAAGATGAACTGGATGGTTTGTTAAGTGATGACCTTGTCTTTGATGATGGTTCGGATGAATTAGATGATCTCGTGCCTGACTTACCAGAGACTGAAGCGAGCACGGATGTATTAGCTGATGATGATATTGATGCATTGCTTCAGCAAGATTTTGATAGCCCTGCTGATGATGATTTACTTCCAGATACCGATATCGAAATTGATATTCCTGAAGAGCTAGAGCCGGATGACTCAGTCAAAGAAGACGATATTGATGGGCTCATGGATGAATTGAGTACGCCAACTGATGTTGTTTCTGATGACAATGACATTGATGCTTTACTTGATGGTAATGCTTCAACAGGTATCGCGTCCGATGATGAAGTTGATGACTTATTAAATAGTAGCTTCGATGGCGATGAGTCAGCTCTTGATGACTTAGATGACATTGATGCAATGTTAGCTGAGGCAAATAATGCTCCAGAAGAAGATGACTCAGCAGATGAGCAAGAAAATGAGTCTGACGATTTGGATGGCTTGTTAGATGATTTAGATCTCGAAGATGATGAGCAAGAAACTGCCGCTGCGGACGAGGCAGCTGATGATTTAGATGTTGCACCTGAATCTACAGAGGACGATGAGTCCGAAGATCTTGATGGCTTGTTAGATGATTTAGATCTTGAAGATGATGAGCAAGAAACGGCCGCTGCAGACGAGGCAGCTGATGTTGAAGAAGATGATTTAGACGACTTGTTATCAGAAGTCGCTGACGATAATACCGAAGTTGATGAGTTAGACATTGAACCTGAATCTGCAGAGCACGATGAGTCTGACGACCTCGATGGTTTGTTAGATGATTTAGATCTTGAAGATGATGAGCAAGAAACTGCCGCTGCGGACGAGGTTACTGATGTTGAAGAAGATGATTTAGACGACTTGTTATCAGAAGTCGCTGACGATAATACCGAAGTTGATGAGTTAGACATTGAACCTGAATCTGCAGAGCACGATGAGTCTGACGACCTCGATGGTTTGTTAGATGATTTAGATCTTGAAGATGATGAGCAAGAAACTGCCGCTGCGGACGAGGTTACTGATGTTGAAGAAGATGATTTAGACGACTTGTTATCAGAAGTCGCTGACGATAATACCGAAGTTGATGAGTTAGACATTGAACCTGAATCTGCAGAGCACGATGAGTCTGACGACCTCGATGGCTTGTTAGATGATTTAGATCTTGAAGATGATGAGCAAGAAACGGCCGCTGCAGACGAGGCTGCTGATGTTGAAGAAGATGATTTAGACGACTTGTTATCAGAAGTCGCTGACGATAATACCGGAGCTGATGAGCTAAATGTTGAACCTGAATCAGCAGAGGATATTGAGTCAGACGATCTTGATGGCTTGTTAGATGATTTAGATCTTGAAGATGATGAGCAAGAAACTGCCGCTGCGGACGAGGTTACTGATGTTGAAGAAGATGATTTAGACGACTTGTTATCAGAAGTCGCTGACGATAATACCGAAGCTGATGAGTTAGACGTTGAACCTGAATCGGCAGAGGACGATGATCTTGATGGCTTGTTAGATGATTTAGATCTTGAAGATGATGAGCAAGAAACTGCCGCTGCGGACGAGGTTACTGATGTTGAAGAAGATGATTTAGACGACTTGTTATCAGAAGTCGCTGACGATAGCGCCGAAGCTGATGAGTTAGACATTGAACCTGAATCTGCAGAGCACGATGAGTCTGACGACCTCGATGGCTTGTTAGATGATTTAGATCTTGAAGATGATGAGCAAGAAACGGCCGCTGCAGACGAGGCAGCTGATGTTGAAGAAGATGATTTAGATGACTTGTTATCAGAAGTCGCTGACGATAGCGCCGAAGCTGATGAGTTAGACATTGAACCTGAATCTGCAGAGCACGATGAGTCTGACGACCTCGATGGTTTGTTAGATGATTTAGATCTTGAAGATGATGTGAAAGAACCGGCCGCTGCAGACGAGGCAGCTGATGTTCAAGAAGATGAGTTAGACGACTTGTTATCAGAAGTCGCTGACGATAATACCGAAGTTGATGAGTTAGACATTGAACCTGAATCTGCAGAGCACGATGAGTCCGACGATCTTGATAGTTTGTTAGATGATTTAGATCTTGAAGATGATGAGCAAGAAACGGCTGCTGCGGATGAGGCAGCTGATGTTCAAGAAGATGAGTTAGATGACTTGTTATCAGAAGTCGCTGACGATAACGCTGAAGTTGATGAGTTAGACGTTGAACCTGAATCTGCAGAGCACGATGAGTCCGACGATCTTGATAGTTTGTTAGATGATTTAGATCTTGAAGATGATGAGCAAGAAACGGCTGCTGCGGATGAGGCAGCTGATGTTCAAGAAGATGAGTTAGATGACTTGTTATCAGAAGTCGCTGACGATAACGCTAAAGTTGATGAGTTAGACGTTGAACCTGAATCTGCAGAGGAGAGTGAGTCCGACGACCTTGATGGTTTGTTAGATGATTTAGATCTCGAAGATGATGAGCAAGAAGCGGTCGTTGCAGACGAGGCAGCTGATGTTGAAGAAGATGATTTAGATGACTTGTTATCAGAAGTTCCTGACGATAGCGCTGAAGCTGATGAGCAAGAAACTGCCGCTGCGGACAAGGCAGCCGATGTTGAAGAAGTTGAGTATTCTAAAGATAACGAACAAGATGATTTAGCGCAGCCAGGTGCTACCGAGACAGAGCAGCAAGATGAATCGCTTGAAGCGGATGTACAGACAGACGCAAATGATCAGCTGGCAGAGCAATCAGCGCCTAAGGGTGACGAGAATGAAGTTGGAACTGAGGAGCCTTATCAAAATACTGATAACTTCGAAGCTGATGAATTAGACTCGTTTGAACTTGCGGCTGAGTTAGATGATGTTGATTTAGGCGATGATCCACTTCTTGATGCCGATGATATCGTCGTCGAAGAAGATCTTCAGCTTGAGGATGTTGATCTTGAGTTAGAGACTGAAGCCGACCTTGAAATTAATTTTGATGAACAGTTAGAGCAAGCCCATGCAGATACACCCAGTATTGAGCTGGAGGAATACCCTGAGCTAGAACTCGATGATGCGTTAGCAGAATTAGAAATGGGCGAGAGCGATACCTCTCAAGCAGAGCGGGATCTTGCTCAGTCATTAGCCCAATCTGAACTCGCTACCGATTTAGATGATGATCTCTCACTTGAAGAAGATATTGACGATGAGTCGATCGGTTTAGGTGATGCATTTGATGAGTTGACCGAGCAGGGACAGTCTATCGCAGATCTGGAAGCCGATTTATTAAGTACAGAGCAACAACTTGATGATATTGATGGTGAGCAAGATGATGAACCACTCAATGATCTTCTTAATGAGTCAGTCGAAAGTTCGCCTCTTATAGATGATGAGCTTGATGAAATTCCATTAGAAGCTGACTTGCTTGATTCTTTAGAGCACGCAGATTTTGATTCATTGTTAAGTGAGCTAGGTGATGATGAAGAGATTGATAGTGACAGCGAAGAGTTCGAGCTTGATTTTGATAATTTGCTAGCAGATGAATCTCTAGATGATGAACCATTAACAGATGACGAAGATGACGAAGATGACCTTAACGATGATGGGGATTATCTTGATATTGAACAATTACTTGAAGAAAGTGATGATCAAATACCAGAAGATGAACCTTACGATAAAGTCAGTATGGATGTCGGTTTGGGTGATTTTGACCAATTGCTTGCTGATGAAGAAGGATTGGATGTTGATAACGAAAGTGGTGGGTTTTCAGCTAAGTTAGATTTAGCGCGGGCTTATCTTGAAATTGAAGACTTAGAAAATGCACGAAAAGCGGTGCAAGATGTCATTGATAATGGGCCTGAAGAAGTCCAACAAGAAGCAGGAAGGCTGTTAAGTAAATTAACCAGTTAA
- a CDS encoding aspartate-semialdehyde dehydrogenase produces the protein MSQQYNVAILGATGLVGRQIIETLADRKFPVGSLFPLASSRSAGEDIKFQGQDIEVQDVELFDFCQAHIAIFSAGSEASLKYASIAADAGCIVIDNSSAFRNDFEIPLVVPEVNPHSLEDYRNRNIIANPNCSTIQLMLAVKPIYDAYGIDRINVCTYQAVSGAGKEAVDELAKQTANLMNARPMDNQVFPKQIAFNVIPQIDDFTENGYTKEEMKIVNETQKILGDSTVSVNPTAVRVPVFFGHSEAIHLETRMPYDLEHVKSLLREAPGVELIEDEHDYPTAVSDASGNDTVYVGRVRADISHPQGLNMWVVSDNTRKGAATNSVQIAEKLIEIYL, from the coding sequence ATGTCTCAACAATACAATGTAGCTATTTTAGGTGCTACTGGCCTTGTCGGTCGTCAAATTATTGAAACTTTAGCGGATCGTAAATTTCCTGTCGGGTCATTATTCCCGCTGGCAAGTAGCCGAAGTGCAGGTGAAGATATCAAATTTCAAGGTCAAGACATTGAAGTGCAAGATGTTGAGTTATTTGACTTTTGCCAAGCGCACATTGCCATTTTTTCTGCTGGGAGTGAAGCCTCACTCAAATATGCATCGATTGCTGCTGACGCAGGTTGCATTGTGATTGATAACTCATCAGCGTTTCGCAATGATTTTGAAATTCCGCTAGTAGTGCCGGAAGTGAACCCACACAGTTTAGAGGATTACCGTAATCGCAATATTATTGCCAATCCAAATTGTTCGACAATTCAGCTGATGCTTGCTGTCAAACCTATTTATGATGCGTATGGTATTGATCGCATTAATGTGTGTACGTATCAAGCCGTATCGGGCGCAGGCAAAGAAGCCGTCGATGAGCTCGCAAAACAAACGGCTAACCTCATGAATGCCCGCCCAATGGACAACCAAGTGTTTCCTAAGCAAATCGCGTTTAATGTGATCCCACAAATTGATGACTTCACTGAAAATGGTTATACCAAAGAAGAAATGAAGATAGTCAATGAGACGCAAAAAATTCTTGGTGATTCAACTGTTTCGGTCAATCCAACAGCGGTGAGAGTACCGGTCTTTTTTGGTCATTCAGAAGCGATCCATTTAGAAACGCGTATGCCGTATGATCTTGAGCATGTTAAGTCATTATTGCGCGAGGCTCCTGGGGTTGAATTAATTGAAGATGAGCATGACTATCCAACAGCTGTGAGTGATGCCAGCGGTAATGACACTGTTTATGTAGGTCGCGTTCGTGCTGATATCAGTCACCCTCAAGGACTAAATATGTGGGTTGTGTCGGATAACACCCGTAAAGGTGCAGCAACAAATAGTGTTCAAATAGCTGAAAAGTTAATCGAAATTTACCTATAA
- a CDS encoding 4-phosphoerythronate dehydrogenase yields MKILADQNMPLVEEYFAHLGHVTRFDGRSLTAEQLKGVDILLIRSVTPVNEALLRFADQLKFVGTATIGTDHVDQDELAKRNIAFTNAPGCNAVAVAEFVISALCALSQQYHFELSDKVVGIVGVGNIGIRLHRKLQAIGIKTLLCDPFVQEQYPELQFVELSQLFQQVDVISFHVPLIKDGPHATKHLLNEQTLSSLKPNAIVINASRGDVIDNLALNAYLSEPHQHHVVLDVWENEPTINTQLLDKVDFASVHIAGHTLEGKARGTQMLYQALSAQLDTPAELQLSDFLPTPAITNMTVSASFEVKNLPQLVHSVYDIRRDDGIVRAELQKKGFDFLRKNYPIRREFSALTLECATDEQALMLSELGFTTSNTALLK; encoded by the coding sequence ATGAAGATTTTAGCCGATCAAAACATGCCACTGGTTGAAGAGTACTTCGCTCACCTTGGTCACGTTACGCGTTTTGATGGTCGCTCTTTGACTGCGGAACAGTTAAAGGGTGTGGATATTTTACTTATTCGTTCGGTTACGCCAGTTAATGAAGCATTACTTCGTTTTGCTGATCAACTTAAATTTGTGGGAACCGCCACTATCGGTACTGATCATGTCGATCAAGATGAACTCGCTAAGCGTAATATCGCGTTTACCAATGCGCCGGGCTGTAATGCGGTGGCAGTGGCTGAATTTGTGATTAGTGCTTTGTGTGCGTTATCGCAGCAATATCATTTCGAATTGTCAGATAAAGTCGTCGGTATTGTCGGGGTTGGTAATATTGGGATCCGATTGCATCGTAAGTTACAAGCAATTGGAATCAAGACATTATTATGTGACCCATTTGTTCAAGAGCAATATCCAGAACTTCAGTTTGTTGAATTATCGCAATTATTTCAGCAGGTTGATGTGATTAGTTTTCACGTGCCGTTAATAAAAGATGGCCCCCATGCGACAAAACATTTACTTAACGAGCAAACGTTAAGTTCACTTAAACCAAATGCGATTGTGATTAATGCGAGCCGTGGTGATGTGATTGATAATCTGGCACTAAACGCGTATTTATCTGAGCCGCATCAGCATCATGTGGTACTTGATGTGTGGGAAAATGAACCGACAATCAATACACAGCTTTTAGATAAGGTCGATTTTGCCTCGGTTCATATTGCAGGGCATACGCTTGAGGGCAAAGCGCGAGGCACACAAATGCTTTATCAAGCTTTAAGTGCACAGCTTGATACACCTGCTGAATTACAATTAAGCGACTTTTTACCCACTCCTGCGATAACCAATATGACAGTGTCTGCTTCATTTGAAGTCAAAAACCTGCCCCAGTTAGTGCATAGTGTTTATGATATTCGACGAGATGATGGTATTGTGCGCGCCGAATTACAAAAGAAGGGTTTTGACTTCTTACGTAAAAATTATCCCATTCGCCGTGAATTTTCAGCTTTGACCCTAGAATGCGCGACGGATGAACAAGCTTTAATGTTGTCTGAGCTAGGCTTTACAACGAGCAATACAGCGTTACTTAAATAA
- the fabB gene encoding beta-ketoacyl-ACP synthase I, protein MKRAVITGIGIVSSIGNDKQQVLESLQAGRSGIKYNEEFAQYKLRSQVCGAVDINVADFVDRKALRFMGDAAAYSYIAMAQAIEDSGLNEEQVSNPRTGLVVGSGGGSSKHQVDAADILREKGVKRVGPYMVPRTMASTASACLATPFKIKGVNYSISSACATSAHCIGNAVEQIQLGKQDVVFAGGGEELHWTLAMEFDAMGALSTKYNETPEKASRTYDANRDGFVISGGGGIVVVEELEHALARGAHIYAEIVGYGATSDGYDMVAPSGEGAVRCMQQAMATVEGPIDYLNTHGTSTPVGDVKELGAIQEVFGGKSPAISATKAMTGHALGAAGVHEAIYSLLMLENGFVAPSINIDELDEQAVGLDIVTEKRDVALNTVMSNSFGFGGTNATLVMQKYKG, encoded by the coding sequence ATGAAAAGAGCCGTAATTACGGGGATCGGTATTGTATCTAGTATCGGTAATGATAAACAACAAGTACTAGAATCTCTTCAAGCTGGTCGTTCAGGTATTAAATACAACGAAGAATTTGCGCAATACAAACTTCGCAGTCAAGTGTGTGGTGCAGTTGATATCAATGTGGCTGATTTTGTTGACCGTAAAGCATTACGCTTTATGGGGGATGCTGCGGCATATTCGTACATTGCCATGGCACAAGCTATTGAAGATTCTGGTTTAAACGAAGAGCAAGTATCAAACCCTCGTACCGGTCTTGTGGTAGGTTCAGGTGGTGGTTCATCTAAGCACCAAGTTGATGCAGCCGATATTTTACGCGAAAAAGGCGTTAAACGCGTGGGCCCATACATGGTCCCTCGTACTATGGCCAGTACTGCTTCTGCATGTTTGGCAACCCCTTTTAAAATCAAAGGCGTTAACTACTCAATCAGTTCTGCTTGTGCAACATCTGCACATTGTATCGGAAATGCGGTTGAGCAAATCCAATTAGGTAAGCAAGATGTTGTTTTTGCTGGTGGCGGTGAAGAGCTTCACTGGACACTTGCAATGGAATTTGATGCGATGGGTGCGTTATCAACTAAGTACAATGAAACCCCAGAAAAAGCTTCGCGTACCTATGATGCGAATCGTGACGGCTTTGTTATCTCTGGTGGTGGCGGTATTGTTGTTGTTGAAGAGCTGGAACATGCTCTTGCTCGCGGTGCACACATCTATGCAGAAATCGTTGGTTATGGCGCGACTTCTGATGGTTATGACATGGTTGCACCTTCTGGCGAAGGTGCGGTTCGTTGTATGCAACAAGCAATGGCTACCGTTGAAGGACCAATTGATTATTTAAATACTCATGGTACGTCGACACCAGTTGGTGATGTGAAAGAGTTAGGTGCAATTCAAGAAGTATTTGGTGGTAAATCACCTGCAATCAGCGCAACTAAAGCTATGACAGGTCATGCGTTAGGTGCCGCTGGTGTTCACGAAGCAATTTACTCTCTTCTTATGCTTGAAAATGGCTTTGTAGCACCATCAATTAATATTGATGAGCTTGACGAGCAAGCGGTAGGGCTTGATATCGTGACAGAAAAGCGTGATGTAGCACTGAATACTGTGATGTCGAATAGCTTCGGCTTTGGTGGCACAAACGCCACGTTAGTGATGCAAAAATATAAAGGCTAA